Genomic segment of Sodaliphilus pleomorphus:
AGGCAGGCAAAGCCATAGAAATGCCCACCTATGATTACCTCACCTGCTCGCGCCAGAAGGAGACCGTGCACATGGAGCCACACGACGTGGTGCTCATCGAGGGCATCCTGGTATTCAGCGACCCGCGCCTGCGCAAGATGATGGACATCAAGGTCTTTGTCGACGCCGATGCCGACGACCGGCTCATACGCGTGATTTCGCGCGACTGCATTGAGCGCGGCCGCACGCCCAAGATGGTGATCGACCGCTACGAGAAAGTGCTCAAACCCATGCACCAGCTCCACATCGAGCCCGCCAAGAAATATGCCGACATCATCGTGCCCGAGGGCGGTCACAACGAGGTGGCCATCAACCTG
This window contains:
- the udk gene encoding uridine kinase, giving the protein MFIIGIAGGTGSGKTTVVRKIMKRLPKGEVGIISQDSYYKDSSHVPAEERQNINFDEPAAFDWTLLLEHLKQLKAGKAIEMPTYDYLTCSRQKETVHMEPHDVVLIEGILVFSDPRLRKMMDIKVFVDADADDRLIRVISRDCIERGRTPKMVIDRYEKVLKPMHQLHIEPAKKYADIIVPEGGHNEVAINLLTDYIKSRLSKHETDK